AATCCGCGTCAGCGGAATTGTCAGATGATTATGGTCGTGTAGACGCGTTCGACGATTCACCATCGATCGAAAGCGAATATTCCGATGAGTCAGAAGTGCAGAATGAAGATTCGATAGAGGCCCCTGCTGCTATCGCCTCGTTCGACTCAGTAACAACTGAACTTGACCAAGACTTCGATTGGGATCCGACAGAAGACGAGGACGTCGATCCCGAAGTGGTGGCTTTGTTGCGTGCCGAAATCGAAGACCTGCGAATGCAACTTGCCGAGCGTGACGAACAGCTATCACTGATGGCCCAGGACGACGACTTTGGTGTGACCGATTCGATTAGTAGTACGACCGACGCTGATTTCGGAGACACCAATCTTGCCGATCGTGTCGAGACGCTACTTGCCGAACTCGAAGAACACGACGATCGCGTCGCGACTCTCCAAGACCTTTTGCAAACTGCTGAAGTTCAAAATCAGGCCGAGCGAGAAGAGAGAAACTGCCTGGAGACTTGGGTCGGTGAAATCGAACACCGTATCGGACAACGTGAATCGGAACTGCAGGCCGAACAGGACGCACTTCGCCAACGCATCGATGACGTTAGTGAAGAACGCGACAAGTTCCAGCAAATGCTTCACGCGGCAAAGAAACGCGTCGGTGGCCCAACGGTTGAAGAACAGCTGGACGATGAAACGCTTAAAGAACTGCAGCGTCGCAACGCCGACCTTCATTCACAGCTTGATGAAGCAAACAAACAAGTTGCCAGTTTGACGCGGCAAGTCGATCGACTGAAACAAGAAGAACCGGACGAACTGCAATCGCTTCGCGCAGAACTTGCGAAAGAGAAAGCTGATGTGTCACGCATCCGTTTCCAACTTTCCAAACAGCTCGAAGATATCGGAAACACTCCGGTCGCAAAGGATCAACCCGATCGCGAATTTGCTTACAAGCTGAAGACGTTGCGTGAGCATCTTCGTGAAATCCATGAGGAGGAGAAGTCGGAGCGTAGTCCGAAGTCCGATTCGCTATTCGGAAGGATTTCCAACCTGTGGAAACGAGTCGACGAAGAATACTAGCCGCTTAACATGGGCGTTGATCATTCGGATGCCTATCGTTCCAACTCACATTGCGTAACACCGGCCAGTGGTGTTCGTGGGGGAGCGATTCCATCCTGATCGACAACGTTTTGATGGCGAGCAAATATCGCAATTACAACACCAGCGGCCTCGCGAAGGCCTATGAATTGACGAACGAAATGCCCGCGGAAACCTTTCCGCGAATTGAAAACACGAGTGCCTTCGGAAAGAAAGATCGCTTCACAAGTCAAACTTCGTGAAGAACTTTGCGAATGCACGATTGATTGAACATCCCTAGTCGGGTTAGCCGTGATTCACCAATCATCACTTTGGAATTGTCATGATGGCATCCAACTCTAATTTCATGACGACGCATGACGGGGCGTCCCCATTGGGGTCTGCTCCCGCTCCGACAAGCGTCGGTGTTGCGCCGCAACCAGATCGCGAAGTCCCACCGATGTCTGCGAACGATGCAGAATCGTTGCGAGAGATTTCTAGCGATGTCGAACTTTTCACACGGTCTTGGATTGCTCGAATCCGTCGCTTGATCAATCGCTCCGCCCAACTGCTCGAGCGAGAGTCGCTACTTGCCGGAGCACTCGCCAAACTAGATCAACAAAAGTCGGAGTGGAGCAAGCGAACAGCCGAACGCGAGCTGGCCCTCCGCGATCAAGCGAAAATGCTGACAGCAGCTTGGCTCGAAGTTGAAGCCGAACGACGAAAGTCGATGCAGGGAGGCCGTGTCGGGGCTTCTGTTGCTGGTTCGTCGAACGTGAACCGAGCCGTCTCTCCCGTCGCGGTCGTTTCACCGGTACTGCCTCAAAATCCTCCCGCCGCTTCAACACAACCGCCCACATCTGTCGAACCGGCTGCCAGTGTCGTCGAACATGAACCGGTCGCTCCGACCACACCATCGCCCGCATCGGTTCCCGATGCTTCGCCGAGTTCGACTGGACCGAATCCTGCTGGTCAAAATTCGGTGATCAATCATGCACCGCAGGTTGCCAATCGGCCCATCCTTCCGGGCGGAGGGATGAGCCACCAGCCTTCATCACTTGATGAGAGCGTTCAGTGTGAAAACGACGCCCAATCGCGTCAAAGAATTGAAGAGTTCAAACGGATGCAGCGCGCGTTGCGATCCAACCGTAATCGATAATTGTCTGTCGGAGACTACCGTGCCACTTGCAACACTATTCACCCGGCCACTGAGCTTCTTCCGATCGTCGAGTCGAGTACGCTCGAAAGCCGATTCCGCTCCAGCGCCAGTTTTGGACTACGCGAACGCGCCACCAGACATTCGCATCCTGGTTCGCAATCGCCAATATGCCCATATCGTCCGTCCGCAAGACGGTCTGCAGTTTGACGAAGAATCACTGCACTTTGCTTGGAAGGCCATCGATCATGACATGGCCTACGTCCCTGGCGGCTGTGTCGTTTTGCACGGCGAATATGCCACGACCACTGCCGACGGCCCATCACTTGTTCCGCAAACGCTTGGCACCAGCGAAGTCGAACCTTTATTCATCGATCGTTGGTGTGTGACCAACGCAGACTTCAAACGTTTCGTCGATGATGGGTCATACGATGATGTGCATCTTTGGCCGGAGCAGGTACTTACAAATGTTCTGCAGTTCGTCGATAAGACACGGCATCCAGGACCATCTTCATGGAAGGACGGTGCACCGTTGCCCGGTACCGAAGCTCAACCGGTAACTGGCGTATCGTGGTACGAAGCAAACGCCTACGCGCAATGGGCAGGAAAACGCCTACCCACCAGTGCCGAGTGGCAACGCGCTGCCACTTGGAGCCTCAGTAACAGCGACAGCCTTCAAGAAGCTCGCTACCCCTGGGGCAATTCATTCGATCCTGGATTTGCCAACACATGGGCATCCGGAAAACATCACGTCGCATCCATCCACGACTTTATCAAAGGCAGCACCCCCGACGGGATTCGCCAATTGGTTGGAAATGTCTGGGAGTGGATCAATACGCAGTATCTGCTTGCCGCAACGGACGAAATCGCAGTGCATGCGACGGACTCGATGGCGGAAATTCGTGGCGGCGCATTCGATAGCTATTTCCATTCACATACGACTTGCCAAAGCCGCAGTGCGGATGTCCTCACAGCACGTAAACCCAACATCGGATTCCGCTGTTGCTTCTCCTCCTCTGGCCTTGAACCACCTGAGACTTCAGGCAATTGAATTGTTGTCCCTTAAGTCTCTTTTCCACGAACTGTGATTCGTACCAGCCATGACTACAGATACCTACGATCCGCCACAATCTGAAGAAGTTGTTTTGTGCGTCTGCTGTGATGCCCAAATGGCCAGCGATGACGACTATTGCGATGTCTGCAATACGCCCGCTGAAATTACGCGTTCCATTGCCAAACGCAATGTCAGCCCACACTTCATCTCTGTCGTTGGTCCCAGCAATGCCGGAAAAACCGTCTATCTCGGACTGCTGCTTGATGTCCTATGCGGCGGTGCGAAGTATCTCAAGGGTGTTCCTAACGGCGCGTTCTCACTTCGATTGCAAGAACAAGTTGTTGCCGCACTAGAAGATCGCCGCTTCCCTGAAAAGACTCCGAACGAGTCCGATTTATGGAAGTGGCTTCACTGCGTTGTCACCGACTCGTCAAAACGCAAACACAAACAAGTCGACTTTGTCGCGCCTGACTTCGCCGGTGAAGCCATCGCGATGGAACTGGAACATCCCGGGATGTACCCCGCGGTAGCCCACATCGTCGAACGAACATCGGCATTCCTGTTGCTCTGCGATTCCATTGAAGTTCGAGACAATGGCGCACGCGAAGATTTGTTCGCGATGAAACTAGGCTCGTATATCACCCAGCAACAAGGCCTATCACATCTCGATAAGTCACGGGACTTAACACCAGCAGTTGCGATCGTATTTACGAAAAGTGACACTTGCCCCGAAGCAGAAGCAGACCCGCGTCGCTTCATGGAAAACAACATGCCGCGGTTCATGGACTACTGCCAACAGAACTTCCCACGACATGATGTCTTCAGTGCTAGTGTTGTCGGATCGTCAATATTGATGAGCCACAAAACCGGAGCGTTGTCACGACTGCCGCTGCACATCCAACCACGCGGTGTCATCGAACCATTGCACTGGGCCATTCAAAACAGTTAAGCCATGCTTGTCGAACAAATCACCTACGGATCGGCGAATCGCAGCCGAATGAAGGGCTACCAAGTCATCGGCCAATCCGCCGGGATCGACGCCGGTTTGTCGACGGCCTTTTGCAAATGCGCCCCATCACATAACTCGATTGAAACGCCGCCCGATCGTGAGCTCCAAGACGCTTGGGGACTCAGTTTTTTTCCGGTCTCGGATTCTCACTATGCGATCGCACGCACCGTACACGGTGCGCCCGAATACAGCGGCCGAGGCGGGTTTTCTGTTGTCACGTCGGCCTTGGTCGCGACCAGACGGCAACTGTTACAATACAGCTATCATGCGATCGACTTTGCCCGCACTGCGCTCGCCCTTGGGCACCTCATTCTTCCGGCAGACGAAAATCATCAACTGCCACAATCGGAAATGACAGAGAAGCCCATTTCGATGCCGCTTCCGGAAAGCGATTTTGCTGACAGCACGCCTGCGACCCTACCCAATCACGCGGTCAATTGGATCGCTCGAGAAACGGTAAGCCTTCTGCGTGACCGACACAAAGTCATGTTGGTCGGTCGCTGTGACGCCCTTCCAATTCTCACGCTCGTCTTTGATCAGCTCAATCCATCTGAACGAAGTGCGACAAGCTTTGCCTGTGGATTGAAACAATCTGGTCAACGAGACTTTCGTGTCCAGTTTACGCAGGAAGATATGACCGCGAAGCTGAAAATGGAACTCGAGCGTTCGGGAATCGTCCCGATCGATGTGGCTCGAGTGTTGAGCGAAACGAAATAAGCTCGGCGCCAACATTCAATCACGCCCCTGACCGTCACCCGAGGCTTCGTCCGCCCGTGGTCGCACGAATCCGACCACAGCAAGCATCGCCGCGATGGGCATGATCGGTGCCCGCATTCTCATGTTGCTCCAATAGACCGAATGGACACCGGTCAAAGTAAATGCGAGCAACCAGATCGCCCAGTAGCGTTTTTCGAACAAGACATGTCGGTGCCGAAGGATCCCAACCAACACGGCGGTTGCGAGTACAAGGTAGAACATTCCGACGCCAACAACGGCGAACCTTGATCGCCCTTCGATGTCATGTGGAAATGGACTCCACAACCGTGCCACCCGAATTAACGACGACCAAGCAAATAACTTTGGACGCCGCTTAATCGTTGAGACGGCCGACCGATACGCCAATCGATCATCATCGTACTCCGTCACTGACTGCGGCATTTTCGGTGGATCAGGCCAAGACCTTGACCAAAACGTTGCCTCAAGAGGGTCGCCTTCATAACGATGTTGATACGCGTTGATAAAGTTCGCTGCGTCCCAGGCGCCCCCAACATTTCGTTCTCCAGCTTGGCTGCCAGAAAGATAGTCATAGAAGGATTCGTTGTTTCCCAGCAATAACGTGTAACCTCCATGAGTGGTCGCCCACACGGGATGCCCTGTGACAACTTGATTCCGCATTGTCCAGCCAACCAATGCCAAGCCCACGCAAGCGGCCACGATGCTTGCCGATAGAAACGCCTTCTTCAACGGCTTGGTGACTAGCAACGCGAAGACCAGTAGCCCAGACCACACCAAAAAGGTCGGCCGGCAAAGATACGCAAGAGCCAACGTTCCCCCCAACACAACAGCCCAAGCACTCGTGCGTGTCTTGCTGTTCTGTTGATCGGAATGTAGACGATGCCACGCGACGATACAGATTGTTGACAGCGTTGCGGCCAGTGTTTCGGTCATGACATCCAATGATTGACGCAGTAGGATCGGATCAATCACGACCAGAACGCCTGCTGCCAGCGAAAACAGGTCCGCCTTCAATCCCTGTTGTGGATCGCTCTGCAATACAAACCGTCGTGTCAACTGAAACACCAACGCGACGGTGACCATGGCCAATCCGATGTGAAACGCGGCAAGCCACCAATGCAAAACATTCTGCTGGACAGTGATGAACGACAACAGCCAAGAATAAAGCGGTGGCCGAAACGCGATCGCCCGTGGAATCCCCTCCGACGATGTCAAGCCAAACACGTGGTGCTGTGAGATCGTCGAGGCGATCGCTTTGTACGCATCTGGATCGCTGACGAAGGCACTCTTGCTCGCCAAGATGGCCCCCCCACGGATGACCAAACAGATCAACAAACCTAAAAGCAAGAAACGGCTAGGTCGATGCGACGACAAGGCAATTCTCAGATTCTAATTCGGGCTGGTTGACGACAATCACTCGTGCCACGTAGCATCGACGGGTCCATACAATTTGAAACAATCCTGACATTGCCACATCGTTGCCTGCAAATCCACAATTGCGGCGTGGCCGTTCGCAATGCGATGGCAACTCTCGCAGTATCCGTGCCCCGATGCAAACTTTGATCCGATACGCCGTCCGGGGCCGATTCGTTCTTTCGATTCTCGGCATCGCCATTTTGGCGATTGCCTATCCGGCGTCAACGCGATTGAAGACGGACCAAAGCGTTCAGTCGCTCTTTGGTAAAAACGATCCCACGATTCGACAGTACCAAGACCTGAAAACGTGGTTCGGCAATGATGAAATCCTCGTCCTGATGTATCGCGATTCCTCGTTGGCAAGCAGCGAAGGAATGCAGCGAAGTGAGAAAATCACGACCCAGATCAAATCACTCGACGGAGTCACCGCAGTCCTTTCTCCTTGGGTACTCGACCAAGCAGCGGAGGGCATGAGCACCGCCTCGCTTCCATTTGGCCTGGGAAACAAAATAGAAGACCCGCTACCGAAACTCATGCGGAAGGACGATCCGATCGGGAGCGGCTTGAACCAAATTTTTTCAGGCTATACGCATTCGATTGATTTTCAACATGCGGCGGTCGTCGCAATGATTGATCAAGAGCACTCGCCTGAAACGGTCGAAAAGATTCGTACGATTGCCGATCACTGGGAAGGGAGTCCCGGCGTCTCAGAAGTATCGCTGATCGGCGAACCGGTATTGGTCGATCAGGCGTTCGCTTTGGTAAATCGTGATGGAAACCGCCTCGCGATCACGACGGTCATTCTGCTTTCACTCGTGGTGATCGTTTCATTGCTGGACGTTCGACTGGTCCTGCTGCTGTCGCTGATCATTGGCTGGACTGTGATCGTCACTAAAGCAACGATGTACTGGATCGGAATCGAACTGTCATTGATTGCTTCGATCCTGACAGCGATCGTCACAGTGATCGCCGTAACCGCCGTATTGCACCTTGGCGTCCGTTACCACGGACGAAGACGACGCGGATTCAACCGTTCGGAAGCGACACAAGATGTGATGACGACGATGGCGGCGCCGATCTTTTGGACGTGCGCAACCGACGCAGCGGGATTTGCAGCTCTTTGGTTTTCCGAAATTCAACCCGTCCGTCAATTCGGCATGATGGTCGCACTTGCGGCGCTATCCGTCTTCGCTGCAATACTGCTGTTCTCGCCAACCTGCTTCATGATTGCGGAACTGAATCTGGGACAATCGAAACTGTCTTACCAGGTACGAATTACGCGAAGCATGCGTCGGCTTTGCTTCCGCGTTTCCAGCTGGTTCGTCGAAAATCGATGGTGGACCGCCATCGGAACGGTCGTTTTGATTGCAGTATCAGTTTGGATTGTCACCGGAGCAGAAACAGAAACCAGCTTCCTTAGCAACTTCCGCGATGACAGTTCGATCGTGGTCGAATATGGGCGAGTAGAAGATAACCTTGGTGGCGCTGGTGTGTGGGACTTGGTTCTCGAAGTCAATGATCCGGTGACGAACGATCAACTTGAAATCGTAAGAACACTGGAACGCCAACTGATCGACGAACTCGGACCGATAGGTCTTTCCAAGGCGATTAGTATCGCAGACGCTACCGAAGTGATCGGCCGATCGAATGCCGGCAAGTGGCTTCCCGCGGCTCTGCGTATCGAAGCGATGAGAACTCGATTGCCATCTTTCATTGCAGCTCTGGTGTCCGATCCGCTACCCAGTAAAGCACAACGCCGCAAGTTGCGGATCATGCTACGCAGTCCTGAAGGGCTTCCTGCGGCTCAGAAACGGACGTTGATGAATCGCACGACGGAAATCGCACAACAATATATCGATCGCGGTGAACTGGTGCATGTTGCAAACGAACCGGCACCAACAGCAATGGTGACCGGCTATTACGTCATCATGACCAAACTGGTCGACCAATTGGTACAAGATCAGTGGAGATGCTTTGCCGCCGCGACAGCGCTGATTTGGCTGCTGATGTGCTTTGCGACCCGCAGCATCCGTCAAGCGACAGCCGCCTTGGTTCCCAATCTACTTCCGGCTTTTCTTGTCCTGTCGGCAGTCTCGATTTCAGGTGGCACCATCAATATGGGCGCGGCGATGATCGCGGCCGTTTCGGTCGGACTATCGATCGATGGCTCGGTGCACCTGCTGATGGTGTATCGACGACGTCGGAAAATCGGTCGCAAATCGGAAGCCGCTGCAGTTTCCGCAGCCGGAAATATCGGGGCACCAGTCCTGCTAGCAACGATCGCGTTGGTCGCAGGATTTAGCGTTTTGTCGACGAGCGAATTTATCCCGACGGCAACCTTTGGCACTCTTGTCGCATGGACATTGATTATCGGCACCTGGATCAATCTCAGTCTGCTGCCCGCTTTGGTCAGCATTGGCAGAGACTAAAACAATGTTCAAATTCCCGATTGTCCACAGCCTCTTCAGAACAGGACCGTCATCCCTCACAGATAGCTGATTTCAGCCACGGGGATTCCCACGAAAGCTAGCCTCTTTTGGTTACTCAAATATGCCAAGGAACTATGGAAAAAGCTTTCGTCGGTCGCCAGCCAATTTTGACTTCTTCACAGGAAGTCTATGGCTACGAACTACTATTCCGATCCAGCGAAACGTCGGCTGCCGACTTTCGTGATGGCGACCATGCAACCGCATCTGTTCTGCTAGGCGCGTTTACCGACATTGGGATCGAGACTCTGGTTGGTGAAAAACAAGCCTTCATCAACACGACCCGGAACCTGCTAATCAACCGAACTTTGCAGTGCCTTCCCAAAGACCGAATGGTTTTAGAAGTCCTCGAAGACATCGAGCCTGAGCCAGAAATCCTTGCGGCCATTCACGAACTACGTGAAATGGGTTATGCGATCGCACTGGACGATTTTGTTTTTCGTCCAGAATTGATGCCCCTAATCGAACTGGCTGATGTGGTCAAAATCGAATTCCCAGCGATCGACCACAGCGAACTGAAGCAACACGTACAACGACTACGCGATTCGGGGATCAAAACGGTGTTGGCCGAAAAAGTCGAAACACAGGAAGAGTTTGAGCAATGCCTTGACGCTGGCTGTGACTTGTTCCAAGGATATTTCTTCAGTAAGCCGCAAGTCATCAGCCGCGGCAAAATGCAGTCCAACGTCGCCGCTGTTATTCAATTGGTTTCGGAGCTGCAAGATCCCAACATCACTCCGATCGATGTTGAACACATCATCCAAATGGATGCGAATCTGTCTTACCGGCTACTGCGTTTTGTAAACTCAGCCGGAGCCGGTACGACGCGCAAAATCGAGTCACTTCGGCAAGCAACCGCACTAATGGGAATCCATCGATTGCGTTCACTCGCTTCGATGCTTGTCCTCACGGGGCTCGACGAACGGAAACCGAAAGAACTGATCAACCTAGCGATGACACGTGCAAAGACATGTGAACTGCTAGCCAAAGAAACGTCTAGCGAAGTTCCCGAACGGTTCTACACACTTGGACTGTTCTCGGTACTCGACGCGATGCTTGACCAGCCGATGGAAGAAGTGCTGGAACTGCTTCCGCTTGCCTCAGAAATCAATGACGCATTGCTCGATCATTCAGGACCGATGGGCGATGTTCTCAAGAGCGTCTTGAACTATGAGAAAGGCACAGCGGCGGCATCGACCGTGGGCTTCACTAAAGTGGCCGATGCCTATCAACAGTCGCTTCAGTGGCTCAGTGAAAGCGGCTTAACTCTTTGATACCACTTCAAACCTGAATGGTGGATCTGCCCAAGCCGGCGAATCGACGTGACGGCAGAAGACTTTTGATACATCCACCCACAAAAAACCGCCCGGCAGTCACCGGGCGGTTTCGCGTTTAAATACGACTTATTTCATGATCATGTCATCGACGGTCATGCCGCCGGGGATCATCGGCAGAACGTGCTCTTGGTAAGGCACTTCAACGTCTAACAAGTAGGGGCCTTTGTGCTCGATCATTTCCTTGATCGCGCCTTCGAGGTCAGCTTTCTTTCGGACGGTTGCCGCACCACATCCATAGCCTTTCGCGATTTGAACAAAGTTCGGGTATCGTTCGGTGGCATAGGTGAAGCGTTCTGCGGTGCTGTTGCCGCTTGCTTCGTCGTGACTGATCGGTCCAAGGTAGGTATGGGCGCGGTTACGATCCATGAAACGGTCTTCCCACTGGACAACCATCCCGAGGTGCTGGTTGTTCAACAGGAACACCTTCACGGGCAGTTCTTCGCAGAAGCAAGTCGCAAGTTCTTGAATGTTCATCTGGAAGCTGCCGTCACCGTCGATGTCAATCACCAACGAGTCTGGCAAAGCGGCTTGGATCCCCATCGCCGCTGGCAAACCGAATCCCATGGTGCCCAGACCGCTGCTGCTGTGCCAGGTACGAGGTTTACGGAACTTGTAAAACTGTGCCGCCCACATTTGGTGCTGTCCAACGCCCACGCTGATTTGCGTGTCCATGCTGGCGGTCATATCGCTAAGCGTTTGGATAGCGTGCTGCTGCAGGATGCCGTCGAATTCGGTGTCGTACGTGAAGGGGTATTTCGCCTTCAGTTCGGTGCAGTGCTTACGCCACGGATCGATATCACAGCGGGTGACGGTCTTGTTGAGTTCCGTCAGGGCTTGCTTGACATCGCCGCGAACCGGGATGTGAGCTTCCTTGTTCTTATTCAGTTCCGAACCATCGATATCGATGTGGATGATTTTGGCGTCCTTGGCGAACGCTTCAACCTTGCCGGTCACGCGGTCATCAAATCGAACGCCCAGAGCGATCAGCAAATCGCAATCGCGTACGGCATAGTTTGCATAGGCAGCTCCGTGCATTCCCAACCAGTCCAACGAGTGTTCGTTTTCTGGCGGAACCGAACCGATCCCCATGATCGTGGTGACGGTTGGAATACCTGTCTTGTTAATGAACTCGCGAAGCTCTTCACTGGCATTGCCAAGAATGACACCACCACCGGAGTAGATCACTGGGCGACGTGCCAATTTGATCGCCGCGGCGATTTGGCGAACCGTCTCGGCGGGGATCGCAGGTGCGGCCGGCTCGTAACCGGGCAAATCCATCGGCGGGTCGAGGTCGACTTCGGTGACGTCGGAAAGCTGAACGTCTTTCGGCAGGTCGACCAGAACGGGGCCCGGACGACCGGAGCTGGCAACATGAAACGCTTCTTTCATCACACGTGGGAGGTCGTCGATTGAGGTCACCAAGTAATGATGCTTGGTGATCCCGCGACAGACTTCGACCATCGGGGTTTCTTGAAAAGCGTCCGATCCGATCGCTTTGGTGGGGACCTGAGCGGTCAGGCACACCATTGGAATACTGTCTAGTTTTGCATCGGCAATTGCGGTGACTAGGTTCGTCGCACCGGGGCCGCTGGTCGCCATCACCACACCGACTCGTCCGGTTGCCCGAGCGTAACCCTGAGCGGCAAATCCGCCGCCTTGCTCATGTCGTGGCAAAATCGTACGAATCGAATCACCGAAACGCGTCAACGCTTGGTGAATCGGCATGCTGCATCCGCCCGGATATGCGAAGAGCACGTCGACGCCATGATCTACCAAAGACTTGACAACAATGTCGGCTCCGGTCATCACGCGATTATCAGTGTTTGCAGCTTCAGCAGTGCTCATGGCAGGGGAAAATGTTCTAGCGAAAGATTGGGGAAAAACAGGAATCACAAGGTGAGATTCACGCGTCTGGTGCGACACAGCTGCCCTGACGACGGTTCGCTGGTCAGCCCTCCGAATTCAGCTCGGGATAAAAACTGACATTTACGCAGCCGACAGAACTTCCGAATCTAAACGCTAACGTAAGTGGGGGCCCAAACTTAGGCAATGCGTAAAACCTGTGGACACGATGACTACTTGGTTCAATTTGTTAGCAATCGCGTTTGCTGGTGCAACCGGT
This is a stretch of genomic DNA from Stieleria sp. JC731. It encodes these proteins:
- the ilvB gene encoding biosynthetic-type acetolactate synthase large subunit, encoding MSTAEAANTDNRVMTGADIVVKSLVDHGVDVLFAYPGGCSMPIHQALTRFGDSIRTILPRHEQGGGFAAQGYARATGRVGVVMATSGPGATNLVTAIADAKLDSIPMVCLTAQVPTKAIGSDAFQETPMVEVCRGITKHHYLVTSIDDLPRVMKEAFHVASSGRPGPVLVDLPKDVQLSDVTEVDLDPPMDLPGYEPAAPAIPAETVRQIAAAIKLARRPVIYSGGGVILGNASEELREFINKTGIPTVTTIMGIGSVPPENEHSLDWLGMHGAAYANYAVRDCDLLIALGVRFDDRVTGKVEAFAKDAKIIHIDIDGSELNKNKEAHIPVRGDVKQALTELNKTVTRCDIDPWRKHCTELKAKYPFTYDTEFDGILQQHAIQTLSDMTASMDTQISVGVGQHQMWAAQFYKFRKPRTWHSSSGLGTMGFGLPAAMGIQAALPDSLVIDIDGDGSFQMNIQELATCFCEELPVKVFLLNNQHLGMVVQWEDRFMDRNRAHTYLGPISHDEASGNSTAERFTYATERYPNFVQIAKGYGCGAATVRKKADLEGAIKEMIEHKGPYLLDVEVPYQEHVLPMIPGGMTVDDMIMK